The following proteins are encoded in a genomic region of Pelodictyon phaeoclathratiforme BU-1:
- a CDS encoding DegT/DnrJ/EryC1/StrS family aminotransferase, with protein MQFIDLLSQKDRIRAALLHRIEGILDRGQFIMGPEVTELESRLASYVGSRYCVSCSSGTDALLMPLLAKGVGPGDAVLTTPFTFVATAEVISLAGATPIFVDVLPDTFNMDPDLVGYAVDDAVQRGLKPKALIPVDLFGLTADYDRLQAVADAYRIWILEDAAQSFGASFKGRRAGSFGLVGATSFFPAKPLGCYGDGGAIFTDDEELDTLLRSIRVHGSGIDKYSNDRIGINGRLDSIQAAVLLEKLTIFDDELEARQRIADLYSERLQGRFIVPHIPAHYRSAWAQYSLLAASSAERDQLMQALQQEGIPTMIYYKIPLHLQKAYDFLGYKAGDYPVSEELSSRIFSLPMHPYLKEEDVERICSLLLSA; from the coding sequence ATGCAGTTTATCGACCTGCTTTCGCAGAAAGACCGGATACGGGCAGCGCTTCTCCATCGCATTGAAGGCATACTGGATCGTGGCCAGTTTATCATGGGCCCTGAGGTGACCGAACTCGAATCACGTCTGGCCTCTTATGTTGGTTCACGTTACTGCGTCTCTTGCTCCTCAGGAACCGACGCCCTGCTCATGCCTCTCCTTGCCAAAGGGGTCGGGCCGGGAGATGCCGTGCTTACCACCCCCTTTACCTTTGTTGCAACCGCTGAAGTGATCAGTCTGGCGGGAGCAACGCCCATCTTTGTTGATGTCTTGCCCGACACCTTCAACATGGATCCCGATCTTGTCGGTTATGCTGTCGATGATGCTGTACAGCGGGGGTTGAAACCCAAAGCGCTCATCCCCGTCGATCTCTTCGGTCTGACAGCGGATTATGATCGTCTTCAGGCGGTTGCTGATGCTTACAGAATCTGGATTCTTGAGGATGCTGCCCAAAGTTTCGGCGCCAGCTTCAAGGGGCGCAGGGCGGGCAGTTTCGGCCTTGTTGGAGCAACCTCTTTTTTTCCGGCCAAGCCACTTGGCTGCTATGGTGATGGGGGGGCGATTTTTACCGATGACGAAGAGCTCGACACGCTTTTACGCTCCATCAGGGTGCATGGCAGCGGTATCGACAAATACAGCAACGACCGTATCGGTATCAACGGACGGCTTGATTCAATCCAGGCGGCAGTGCTGCTCGAAAAGCTCACCATCTTTGATGACGAACTTGAAGCTCGCCAGCGCATAGCCGATCTCTACAGCGAGAGGCTGCAGGGCCGGTTTATCGTTCCTCATATTCCAGCACACTACCGCTCTGCATGGGCGCAATACTCTCTGCTTGCCGCCTCATCTGCTGAGCGGGATCAGCTCATGCAGGCCTTGCAGCAGGAAGGAATTCCAACGATGATCTATTACAAGATTCCCCTCCATCTCCAGAAAGCCTACGATTTTCTCGGCTATAAAGCCGGAGATTATCCCGTTTCGGAAGAGCTGAGCAGCCGAATTTTTTCGCTCCCGATGCACCCTTATCTCAAGGAAGAGGATGTTGAGCGTATCTGTTCCCTGCTTCTGTCGGCCTGA
- a CDS encoding nucleotide exchange factor GrpE produces MTKKVMDEQESHKEYLDEILQAGEVQEDTVPLVEWSQGQSSPEGECTEARIAELETELARQKEQAGKYRDELLRRAADFENFRKQKEREAMMASSRALENIIRELLPVIDDVKRLLDHAPLSAERSSEARPYIEGVEMVKKNLEKWLDEKGVKAIASIGTMLDVNFHEAISQIDSPDAEPDMIVDEYQTGYLLGERVIRHAKVIVAR; encoded by the coding sequence ATGACAAAGAAAGTAATGGACGAACAAGAGAGCCATAAAGAGTATCTTGATGAGATCCTGCAGGCAGGTGAGGTTCAGGAGGATACAGTGCCGCTGGTGGAGTGGTCTCAGGGGCAATCATCCCCGGAGGGTGAGTGCACTGAGGCGAGAATAGCCGAGCTTGAAACTGAGCTTGCAAGGCAGAAAGAGCAGGCTGGAAAGTACCGCGATGAGCTGTTGCGCAGGGCTGCAGATTTTGAAAATTTCCGCAAGCAGAAGGAGCGGGAGGCAATGATGGCCTCTTCGAGGGCTCTTGAGAATATTATCAGAGAGTTGCTTCCTGTTATTGATGATGTCAAACGCCTTCTTGACCATGCTCCCCTGAGTGCGGAGAGATCAAGTGAAGCTCGTCCCTATATTGAGGGTGTGGAGATGGTGAAGAAAAATCTGGAAAAGTGGCTTGATGAAAAAGGGGTGAAAGCTATAGCGTCAATAGGGACAATGCTTGATGTGAACTTCCATGAGGCTATTTCACAGATCGACTCTCCTGATGCAGAGCCGGATATGATTGTTGATGAGTACCAGACAGGGTATCTGCTTGGAGAACGGGTCATCAGACATGCGAAGGTTATCGTAGCCCGGTAG
- the gap gene encoding type I glyceraldehyde-3-phosphate dehydrogenase — translation MAKVKVGINGFGRIGRLVFRQALNNPNYEIVAINDLCDPKTLAHLLKYDSTHKKFNGQVSVEGSNLVVNGKVITITAQRDPASLPWKELGCDLVVESTGIFTSREGASKHLAAGAKKVIISAPAKDKIDATIVLGVNGDSITGKEEIVSNASCTTNCLAPMMKVLQDNFGIEKGFMTTVHAYTNDQNILDLPHSDLRRARSAALSIIPTSTGAAKAIGEVIPELIGRLDGFAMRVPVPDGSVTDVTAILQKPATKAEINAAMKIAADGPMKGFMEYCEDPIVSQDIVGNPHSCIFDSLLTMSSGNLVKVVGWYDNELGYSTRVTDLLDIYSKFV, via the coding sequence ATGGCAAAAGTAAAAGTCGGCATTAATGGATTTGGCCGCATCGGGCGTCTGGTTTTTCGCCAGGCACTGAACAACCCGAATTATGAAATTGTTGCAATCAACGACTTGTGTGACCCGAAGACCCTCGCGCACCTTCTCAAGTACGATTCAACCCACAAAAAATTCAATGGCCAGGTAAGTGTTGAGGGCAGCAATCTGGTCGTCAACGGCAAGGTTATCACCATTACCGCTCAGCGTGACCCGGCATCACTTCCCTGGAAAGAGCTTGGCTGTGATCTGGTTGTTGAATCAACCGGCATCTTTACTTCAAGAGAAGGCGCATCAAAGCATCTTGCTGCAGGTGCAAAAAAAGTTATCATTTCAGCTCCGGCAAAAGACAAAATTGACGCCACCATCGTGCTTGGTGTTAATGGCGACTCGATCACCGGCAAAGAGGAGATCGTTTCAAACGCAAGTTGCACAACAAATTGCCTTGCTCCAATGATGAAGGTGCTGCAGGATAATTTCGGCATCGAAAAAGGGTTCATGACCACCGTTCATGCCTACACCAACGACCAGAACATCCTTGATCTTCCGCACTCCGATCTTCGCCGTGCCCGTTCAGCCGCATTGTCCATCATTCCGACCAGCACCGGCGCAGCAAAAGCTATTGGCGAGGTTATTCCTGAGCTCATCGGTCGCCTTGACGGTTTCGCCATGAGAGTACCTGTACCAGACGGCTCCGTCACTGATGTTACCGCCATTCTCCAGAAACCGGCAACAAAAGCAGAGATCAACGCTGCCATGAAAATCGCAGCAGACGGGCCTATGAAGGGATTCATGGAATACTGTGAAGATCCTATCGTTTCACAGGACATCGTCGGCAACCCACACTCCTGTATCTTTGATTCACTGCTCACCATGAGCTCTGGCAATCTGGTAAAGGTAGTCGGCTGGTATGACAACGAACTTGGATACTCAACCAGAGTTACCGATCTTCTTGATATCTACTCGAAATTTGTCTAA
- a CDS encoding alpha/beta fold hydrolase, with the protein MPERATLIAKGTYATNGKQTSPEKRFIEVNGFKVHYRMAGSGKPLVVLLHGSFLSLRSWRLVFDELAKTTTVLAFDRPAFGYTSRPLPSKATGVSYTPEAQSDLVIALIKKLGFSKAVLVGNSTGGTLALLTALRHPQHVEGVVLAGAMIYSGYATSEVPAFMKPVMKAMTPVFSRLMKFLITRLYDRNIRGFWHNKERLGDAVLAEFRSDLMHGNWSRAFWELFLETHHLQLEKRLKTMSLPSLVITGEHDLTVKTEESIRLARELPCAELVVVPDCGHLPHEEQPEAFLVAVRKFLKRVV; encoded by the coding sequence ATGCCTGAAAGAGCAACACTGATCGCCAAGGGAACGTACGCTACGAACGGGAAACAAACCTCTCCTGAGAAGCGCTTTATTGAGGTTAACGGCTTTAAGGTTCATTACCGGATGGCTGGCAGCGGAAAGCCGCTCGTGGTACTGCTGCATGGCAGTTTTCTGAGTCTCCGCTCATGGCGCCTCGTATTTGATGAACTGGCGAAAACAACAACGGTCCTGGCCTTCGACCGTCCTGCTTTTGGTTATACCTCACGCCCTCTGCCCTCAAAGGCCACAGGGGTCAGTTACACTCCTGAAGCCCAGAGTGACCTCGTTATCGCACTGATAAAAAAACTTGGTTTCAGCAAAGCGGTGCTGGTTGGCAATTCAACGGGGGGCACCCTGGCGCTTTTGACAGCACTCCGCCATCCGCAGCATGTTGAGGGAGTGGTGCTTGCCGGCGCCATGATTTACAGCGGCTATGCCACCAGTGAAGTTCCTGCCTTCATGAAGCCTGTCATGAAAGCCATGACACCGGTTTTTTCTCGTCTGATGAAATTCCTCATCACCAGACTCTACGACCGTAATATTCGCGGCTTCTGGCACAACAAGGAGCGGTTGGGCGACGCTGTTCTTGCCGAGTTTCGCAGTGACCTGATGCATGGCAACTGGTCGAGAGCCTTTTGGGAGCTTTTTTTGGAAACACATCATCTCCAGTTGGAGAAGCGGCTGAAAACCATGTCGCTGCCATCACTCGTCATTACGGGTGAACACGACTTGACCGTCAAAACAGAGGAGAGCATCCGGCTTGCCCGTGAACTTCCCTGTGCTGAGCTGGTAGTTGTACCCGATTGCGGGCATCTGCCACACGAGGAACAGCCTGAAGCCTTTCTTGTGGCCGTCAGGAAATTTTTGAAAAGAGTCGTTTAG
- a CDS encoding MFS transporter, protein MNEPSTLHKMGPITLAPSVLPRHALTYLYAAFFSIGLVTFVSIGQAYILNEHLKIPTSQQGTISGNLVFWTEVVTLLFFVPAGVLMDRIGRKPVYSAGFFLLAVAYALYPLSRSVFDLTLYRMIYALGIVAVTGALSTVMIDYPAERSRGKLIAITGFLNGLGIVVLNSFFGGLPMQLVAKGFSGSDAGLYTHLAIAGVALVSAVVVAFGLKGGTEVSKKDRPALRSLVTSGIRCAKNPRILLSYAAAFVARGDQSIIGTFLPLWGTTAGIAMGMAPAEAVKKGMMIFIISQAAALLWAPVIGPLIDRWNRVTALTICMGLASIGYLSLGLISNPHEPASIVNFVLLGIGQISAFLGSQSLIGQEAPKAERGSVIGMFNISGAVGILIITTLGGRLFDSMSPKAPFIVVGAINSLVMVAGIYVRIKFPGTVHLNEQH, encoded by the coding sequence ATGAACGAACCATCAACCCTCCATAAAATGGGGCCGATTACTCTGGCGCCGTCGGTGCTGCCCCGCCACGCTCTGACCTATCTCTATGCGGCTTTCTTTTCTATCGGGCTGGTCACCTTTGTCTCGATCGGTCAGGCTTATATCCTCAACGAGCATCTGAAAATTCCCACTTCGCAGCAGGGAACCATCAGCGGCAATCTGGTTTTCTGGACGGAAGTTGTCACGCTGCTCTTTTTTGTGCCTGCCGGGGTTCTGATGGATCGTATCGGGCGAAAACCGGTCTACAGCGCCGGTTTTTTTCTGCTTGCAGTGGCTTATGCGCTCTATCCGCTTTCACGATCCGTTTTTGATTTAACTCTCTACAGGATGATTTATGCACTCGGTATTGTTGCGGTGACCGGTGCGCTCTCGACGGTGATGATCGACTATCCTGCTGAACGGTCGCGGGGAAAACTGATTGCCATAACCGGATTTCTTAATGGTCTTGGTATTGTGGTGCTGAACAGCTTTTTCGGCGGCTTGCCGATGCAGCTTGTTGCGAAGGGGTTCAGCGGCAGTGATGCCGGGCTCTATACGCATCTTGCCATTGCCGGAGTTGCGCTGGTTTCGGCAGTGGTTGTTGCCTTTGGTCTGAAGGGCGGCACGGAGGTGAGCAAAAAGGATCGTCCTGCTCTTCGCTCTCTTGTTACCAGCGGCATCCGGTGTGCCAAAAATCCGCGCATCCTTCTCTCTTACGCTGCCGCCTTTGTTGCGAGGGGTGATCAATCCATTATCGGCACCTTTCTGCCTTTGTGGGGAACGACTGCTGGAATAGCCATGGGTATGGCGCCTGCCGAAGCGGTCAAAAAGGGAATGATGATTTTTATTATCTCACAGGCTGCGGCACTGCTCTGGGCGCCGGTTATCGGTCCACTTATCGACCGATGGAACCGGGTTACTGCACTGACAATCTGCATGGGACTGGCAAGCATCGGCTATCTTTCGCTGGGGCTGATCAGCAATCCGCATGAACCTGCTTCAATTGTCAATTTCGTGCTCCTCGGCATAGGGCAAATCAGCGCCTTTCTCGGTTCGCAGTCTCTCATCGGACAGGAGGCGCCAAAGGCAGAGCGGGGGTCGGTTATCGGTATGTTCAATATCAGCGGCGCCGTGGGAATCCTTATCATCACGACACTCGGAGGACGATTGTTTGACTCCATGAGCCCGAAGGCACCGTTTATTGTTGTCGGTGCCATCAACTCTCTGGTCATGGTTGCGGGTATCTACGTCCGTATCAAGTTTCCGGGCACAGTACACCTGAACGAACAGCACTGA
- a CDS encoding DUF4160 domain-containing protein — MPEIARFYGIVIKLFFGDHPPPHFHAVYGEHIGLFNIDTMEMIEGDLPGRARKLVNEWATMYQSELKEMWNKQEFHNLPPLD; from the coding sequence ATGCCTGAAATAGCCAGATTTTACGGAATAGTCATTAAATTGTTTTTTGGTGATCACCCACCACCACATTTTCATGCCGTCTATGGAGAACATATTGGATTGTTCAACATCGATACCATGGAAATGATTGAAGGTGATTTACCCGGCAGAGCACGAAAGCTGGTCAATGAATGGGCAACAATGTATCAATCTGAGTTAAAAGAGATGTGGAATAAGCAAGAATTTCACAATCTCCCACCGCTGGATTAG
- a CDS encoding NAD(P)-dependent malic enzyme, translated as MDYSKQSIELHLKSRGKIEIRSKVSIKTKDDLSLAYTPGVAAVCTEISLDKQKSYTLTNRANQVAIVSDGTAILGLGDLGPEAAMPVMEGKAIIFKEFADIDAIPLCINSTDVEEIIQFCKMIEPSFAGINLEDISAPRCFEIFERLEKELSIPVFHDDQDGTAIVTMAAIINACRITGKKIGDLTVIINGAGAAGIAIARLLIHAQVKEVMLVDTQGALYEGRPGMNSIKQGIAAISNKAKHQGDLQSSMVGADVFVGVSIGNIVTPAMVEGMNSSPFIFAMANPEPEIMPDLAYKAGASVVGTGRSDLPNQVNNALVFPGLFKGLFLSGIKKVTPEIKMAVATSIAYSIEPTRDNLMPTAFNKDVVRNIVDVISKTGLEGSLAEDELELESLVSALLD; from the coding sequence ATGGACTATTCAAAACAATCAATAGAATTACATCTCAAATCGCGCGGCAAAATCGAAATCCGTTCAAAAGTCAGCATAAAAACCAAAGATGACCTTTCTTTGGCTTATACTCCGGGTGTGGCTGCTGTCTGCACTGAGATCAGCCTTGATAAACAGAAATCCTATACCCTGACCAATCGGGCAAACCAGGTTGCGATTGTATCTGATGGTACCGCAATTCTTGGTCTCGGCGACCTCGGGCCGGAAGCCGCCATGCCGGTCATGGAGGGCAAAGCGATCATTTTCAAGGAGTTTGCCGATATTGATGCTATTCCGCTCTGCATCAACTCAACCGACGTTGAAGAGATCATACAATTCTGCAAAATGATTGAGCCCAGTTTTGCGGGCATCAATCTTGAAGATATTTCAGCGCCAAGATGCTTTGAAATTTTTGAGCGTCTCGAAAAAGAGCTCTCAATCCCGGTTTTCCATGATGATCAGGACGGTACTGCAATCGTTACCATGGCGGCTATCATCAATGCCTGCCGTATAACCGGCAAAAAGATTGGAGATCTCACGGTTATCATCAATGGCGCCGGAGCTGCCGGTATTGCCATTGCAAGGCTTCTGATTCATGCGCAGGTCAAAGAGGTTATGCTTGTTGATACCCAGGGCGCACTCTACGAAGGTCGTCCGGGCATGAATTCCATCAAGCAGGGAATCGCGGCAATCAGCAACAAGGCAAAACATCAAGGCGATTTGCAGAGCAGCATGGTCGGCGCTGATGTTTTTGTCGGCGTCTCAATTGGCAACATCGTAACTCCCGCTATGGTTGAGGGAATGAACAGTTCGCCATTTATCTTTGCCATGGCCAATCCGGAACCGGAAATCATGCCTGACCTTGCCTACAAGGCTGGCGCCAGTGTTGTTGGAACAGGCCGCTCGGATCTGCCAAATCAGGTTAATAATGCCCTCGTTTTCCCTGGCCTCTTCAAGGGCTTGTTTTTAAGCGGCATCAAAAAAGTTACCCCTGAAATCAAAATGGCTGTAGCGACCTCAATCGCATACTCCATCGAGCCGACTCGCGACAATTTAATGCCAACCGCCTTCAATAAGGATGTTGTGCGAAATATTGTTGACGTTATCTCAAAAACAGGCCTGGAAGGCAGCCTCGCAGAGGATGAACTGGAGTTGGAATCGCTGGTAAGTGCATTGCTTGACTGA
- a CDS encoding DUF2442 domain-containing protein: MMNHPKIISATAIDDYSLLVEFDNHQKKTYDIKPLLEKEMFAPLKNAALFSAVKVDVGGYAVIWQKDIDISEHELWVHGETAL, translated from the coding sequence ATGATGAATCATCCAAAAATCATAAGTGCCACAGCAATTGACGATTATTCACTTCTCGTTGAATTTGATAATCATCAGAAGAAAACCTATGACATTAAACCTTTGCTTGAGAAAGAGATGTTTGCTCCCTTAAAAAACGCAGCACTGTTCAGTGCAGTGAAGGTGGATGTGGGTGGTTACGCAGTTATTTGGCAGAAAGATATTGATATTAGCGAGCATGAATTATGGGTTCATGGCGAGACAGCACTGTAA
- a CDS encoding antitoxin — protein MDTARILPSGQSQAIRLPKEYRFKGTDVLIKHFGNGVLLLPIDKSWAMLDTALEEFEPGFQLQREEPEEQIREEIPISASTSSNH, from the coding sequence ATGGATACTGCACGCATTTTGCCATCCGGGCAGAGCCAGGCTATCCGATTGCCCAAGGAGTACCGGTTTAAGGGCACCGATGTTCTTATCAAACATTTCGGTAATGGAGTTTTACTGTTGCCGATTGATAAGTCATGGGCAATGCTTGACACTGCTCTGGAGGAGTTTGAGCCAGGGTTTCAATTGCAGCGAGAGGAGCCTGAAGAGCAGATTCGCGAGGAGATACCAATATCTGCATCTACATCATCAAACCATTGA
- the mpl gene encoding UDP-N-acetylmuramate:L-alanyl-gamma-D-glutamyl-meso-diaminopimelate ligase — MSSFYFLGIGGTAMASVAVALSHAGHAISGSDTQLYPPMSSYLDDHNIRYFSGFSDSNLQSASPDFVIVGNAISRGNPELEYALNHHLELLSMPELVRRHLIAHNSSIVVAGTHGKTTTTSLVAWLLEHGGLKPGFLVGGIPENFSLGCRASGRSEEGFFVTEGDEYDTAFFDKRSKFLLYRPDIAIINNIEFDHADIFDSLEDIKRSFRLFVNLIPGNGTLLVNGDDKVALEVASRAFCRVERFGLTRESEWSACNLSADSEASTFDLLYQGTLLGSIRIPLFGNYNIMNSLAAIAAATHSGLSVEAIIRAMPLFKRPKRRMEIVGTYAHNITLVEDFAHHPTAIRVTLEALGELYTGRRIIACFEPRSNTTTRNIFQQELAECFGPASIVVMGMVHRPERYGAEQSLNTGRLKQELQNQGKDVFLAGENPTNYPADIVEFLHPQLNENDVVVLLSNGSFGNLKNLLTECLKKIPE; from the coding sequence ATGAGTTCCTTCTATTTTCTCGGTATCGGAGGTACGGCAATGGCATCCGTTGCCGTCGCACTTTCCCACGCAGGTCATGCCATCAGCGGCTCTGATACGCAGCTCTATCCGCCTATGAGCAGCTATCTTGACGACCATAATATCCGCTATTTCAGCGGTTTTTCCGATTCTAACCTGCAGAGCGCCTCACCGGATTTCGTCATTGTCGGCAATGCGATAAGCCGTGGAAACCCTGAACTCGAATATGCCCTGAACCATCATCTTGAGCTTCTCTCCATGCCGGAGCTGGTTCGACGCCACCTGATCGCCCATAACAGCTCCATTGTGGTGGCGGGCACCCACGGCAAAACAACCACAACCTCTCTTGTCGCCTGGTTGCTTGAACATGGCGGGCTCAAACCGGGATTTCTGGTTGGAGGCATCCCTGAAAACTTTTCTCTTGGCTGCCGGGCTTCAGGGCGCAGTGAAGAGGGCTTTTTTGTGACGGAGGGTGATGAATACGATACCGCCTTTTTCGACAAACGAAGCAAGTTCCTGCTTTACCGCCCCGACATCGCCATCATTAATAATATTGAATTTGATCACGCCGATATTTTCGACTCTCTTGAGGATATCAAACGCAGTTTCAGGCTTTTTGTCAATCTGATCCCCGGTAACGGAACTCTGCTGGTGAATGGTGATGACAAGGTTGCTCTTGAAGTTGCCTCCAGGGCATTTTGCAGGGTTGAGCGGTTTGGTTTGACCAGGGAGTCAGAGTGGAGCGCCTGTAACCTGTCGGCAGACAGCGAGGCATCAACCTTTGACCTTCTCTATCAGGGAACTCTCCTCGGCAGCATCCGCATACCCCTCTTCGGCAACTACAATATCATGAACTCCCTTGCAGCAATTGCTGCAGCAACCCACAGTGGTCTTTCTGTTGAAGCCATCATACGCGCCATGCCTCTCTTTAAGCGCCCGAAACGGCGTATGGAAATTGTCGGCACCTATGCGCATAACATCACACTCGTTGAGGATTTCGCCCATCATCCGACAGCCATCCGGGTAACTCTTGAAGCTCTGGGAGAGCTGTATACCGGAAGACGGATTATTGCCTGTTTTGAACCTCGCTCAAACACTACCACCCGAAACATCTTCCAGCAGGAACTTGCAGAGTGTTTTGGCCCGGCTTCAATTGTTGTCATGGGAATGGTTCATCGGCCTGAACGCTACGGAGCCGAGCAATCACTGAATACCGGACGGCTGAAACAGGAGCTGCAAAATCAGGGAAAGGATGTCTTTCTCGCAGGCGAAAACCCGACCAACTATCCGGCTGATATTGTAGAATTTCTTCACCCGCAACTGAATGAAAATGATGTAGTTGTCCTGCTCAGTAATGGAAGCTTTGGTAACCTGAAAAATCTTTTAACAGAATGTTTAAAAAAAATTCCTGAATAA
- the dnaJ gene encoding molecular chaperone DnaJ, translated as MKREYYEVLGVGRTATKDEIKKAYRKLALQFHPDKNPDNKDAEEHFKEVNEAYEVLSNDDKRRRYDQYGHAGVGSSAASGGQPGGGADLNDIFSAFNDMFSGGRNRGGGSPFGFEDAFGGGSRRGRASGGIPGTDLKIRLKLTLEEIAKGVEKTLKIKKQVTCKECNGSGSKTGATENCSTCHGSGEVRQVSKTMFGQFVNVTACPTCGGEGRIIKDRCPACYGEGIKLGEVTVKVAVPSGVENGNYLTLRGQGNSGPRGGAAGDLIVVIEEIPHEFFSRNGDDVIYSLAVSFPDLVLGTKVEVPTLDGAVKLTIPPATQPETMLRIAGHGIGHLRGSARGDQFVKVNVFVPKDLSHQDRELLKEMQKSAGISPSAHNDRNAKSFFEKARDIFS; from the coding sequence ATGAAGAGAGAATATTACGAGGTTCTTGGTGTAGGCCGGACGGCTACCAAGGATGAGATAAAAAAAGCATACAGAAAGCTGGCCTTGCAGTTTCATCCTGACAAGAATCCAGATAACAAGGATGCTGAAGAGCACTTTAAAGAGGTGAATGAAGCCTATGAGGTGCTGAGTAATGATGACAAACGCCGCCGTTATGACCAGTATGGTCATGCAGGGGTGGGTTCTTCTGCCGCATCCGGTGGTCAGCCGGGTGGTGGCGCCGATTTAAACGATATTTTCAGTGCCTTCAATGACATGTTCAGTGGTGGCAGAAACAGGGGTGGAGGCTCTCCATTTGGCTTTGAAGATGCTTTTGGTGGCGGCAGCAGAAGAGGGCGTGCCTCAGGCGGTATTCCTGGAACCGATTTGAAAATTCGTCTCAAATTAACCCTTGAAGAGATTGCCAAGGGCGTTGAAAAAACACTGAAGATCAAAAAACAGGTTACCTGTAAAGAGTGTAATGGCAGTGGTTCCAAAACAGGAGCAACCGAGAACTGTTCAACCTGCCATGGCAGCGGGGAGGTTCGGCAGGTTTCAAAAACGATGTTTGGCCAGTTTGTCAATGTTACGGCCTGTCCGACATGCGGAGGTGAAGGGCGGATTATCAAGGATCGTTGCCCCGCCTGTTATGGTGAAGGTATCAAACTTGGTGAGGTGACCGTCAAAGTTGCTGTTCCCTCAGGAGTGGAGAACGGAAACTACCTGACACTTCGCGGCCAGGGCAACTCCGGGCCAAGAGGTGGAGCCGCCGGAGACCTGATCGTAGTGATTGAGGAGATACCGCACGAGTTTTTCTCTCGCAATGGCGATGATGTGATTTATTCGCTGGCCGTCAGTTTTCCGGATCTTGTTCTTGGTACCAAGGTTGAGGTACCAACCCTTGATGGCGCGGTCAAACTGACCATTCCTCCTGCTACACAGCCGGAGACCATGCTGCGCATAGCGGGTCATGGGATCGGTCATCTGAGAGGATCGGCCAGGGGAGACCAGTTTGTGAAGGTCAATGTTTTTGTTCCGAAAGATCTTTCCCATCAGGACAGGGAGTTGCTGAAAGAGATGCAGAAATCAGCAGGAATTTCACCCTCAGCCCATAATGACAGGAATGCGAAAAGTTTTTTTGAAAAAGCGCGTGATATCTTCAGTTAA
- a CDS encoding flavodoxin domain-containing protein: protein MTHTAATPMKAIILFDSKTAGGSTEQLIDSIGRKLAETGAYVEKAKCKKTGDYSFVKEFDVVIMGAPIYYLLVSSELLGALLQSNLKSCIQGKKIALFLTCGSPELMANLLYLPQLKLNLIGSTILAEKIFAPNQLSDQSVIANYVEEVNKAYKKNGN, encoded by the coding sequence ATGACACACACTGCCGCCACTCCCATGAAAGCCATTATCCTTTTCGACAGCAAAACTGCAGGTGGATCGACCGAACAACTCATTGATTCGATAGGCCGCAAACTTGCTGAAACAGGCGCGTATGTCGAAAAAGCAAAATGCAAAAAAACAGGTGATTACAGCTTCGTCAAAGAGTTTGATGTTGTGATTATGGGCGCCCCGATTTACTATCTGCTGGTATCGTCCGAACTCCTTGGTGCGCTCTTGCAAAGCAACCTGAAAAGTTGCATTCAGGGGAAAAAAATCGCCCTCTTTCTCACCTGCGGAAGTCCTGAACTGATGGCAAACCTCCTCTATCTTCCACAACTGAAACTCAACCTTATCGGCAGCACCATTCTTGCAGAAAAGATCTTTGCTCCCAATCAGCTCTCTGATCAGAGCGTTATCGCCAACTACGTTGAAGAGGTGAACAAGGCCTACAAAAAAAATGGGAACTAA